One genomic region from Electrophorus electricus isolate fEleEle1 chromosome 23, fEleEle1.pri, whole genome shotgun sequence encodes:
- the LOC113575849 gene encoding solute carrier family 26 member 6 yields the protein MNDSEMAETGEMRDLVKRRRLVYNIQREVMDELRVDEVADKSAAKTSLSDNIKESVRCSGPRVKSCFLSCVPLLSWMPRYPFRENIFADLVSGISVGIMHLPQGMAYALLAAVPPVFGLYSSFYPVLIYFIFGSSNHISVGTYSVMSVMIGGVTERLAPDSDFMILNNDTIDTINETINDTINDTFNDTILDTAIRDIERVKIAAAVTFLSGIFQLLLGLVQFGFVVTYLSEPLVRGYTTAASIHVIVSQLKYIFGINPHRYSGPLSLIYTMLEVCSLLDQTNIGTLVVSIVTIVGLILAKEVNSFLVQKLPVPIPVELLAIIIATLVSWQVDLKTVYGVQTVGEIPSGLQAPVMPEFSIMRSIIGDAFAMAVVGYGIDISLGRIFALKYGYKVDSNQELVALGLSNMIGGFFQCFAISCSMSRSMVQISTGGKSQVAGAVSAMVILFILLKIGELFQDLPKAVLAGIIYVNLHGMMKQFGDIPALWRKNKVDMLVWLMTLILTILLNPDLGLAASIAFSMFTVIFRTQLPKYSLLGQVPGTDIYRPIEDYNQVIQIPGVLIFRSSATLYFANAELYTEHLYDKTGVDVPKLLSHKKKLEAKRQRKDKKEAQKAKKEAKKRAKKMGKMAEFSDVEEKDEVAVVAVPELDPTPDPNPDPNPDPTLPKVIILDLSPVNFLDTVGVKTLQNIHRDYGDAGVDVLLSGCQTCVIEILEKGDFFSDKLTKMILFSSVHDAVLHCQAKYSSKSTNGTHF from the exons ATGAACGACAGCGAGATGGCAGAAACGGGAGAAATGAGAGACTTAGTGAAGAGAAGGAGACTGGTCTACAACATCCAGCGGGAGGTCATGGATGAACTCAGAGTTGATGAGGTGGCCGACAAATCTGCTGCTAAAACATCACTGTCAGACAATATCAAAGAGTCAGTGAG GTGCTCTGGTCCTCGTGTGAAGAGTTGCTTTCTGTCATGTGTTCCTCTGCTGTCATGGATGCCGCGTTACCCAttcagagaaaacatttttgcagattTGGTATCAGGAATCAGTGTGGGCATCATGCACCTGCCACAAG gtatggcATATGCGCTGCTAGCTGCTGTGCCTCCTGTGTTTGGTCTCTATTCCTCTTTCTACCCAGTCCTCATCTATTTCATTTTTGGATCTTCTAATCACATCTCAGTGG GTACATATTCGGTCATGAGTGTGATGATTGGAGGTGTGACAGAGCGCCTGGCTCCGGATTCGGACTTTATGATCTTGAACAATGACACCATTGACACCATCAATGAAACCATCAATGACACCATCAATGACACCTTCAATGACACCATCCTAGACACTGCAATCCGAGACATAGAGAGAGTGAAGATTGCAGCAGCTGTCACTTTCCTCTCTGGCATTTTTCAG tTGCTCTTAGGCCTGGTGCAGTTTGGGTTTGTTGTGACATATCTGTCTGAGCCACTGGTCAGAGGCTACACTACCGCTGCATCCATTCATGTCATTGTTTCCCagttaaaatacatatttggtATCAATCCCCACCGCTACAGTGGACCGCTGTCTCTCATATAC ACCATGTTGGAAGTATGTTCCTTGCTAGATCAGACAAACATTGGTACCCTCGTTGTGAGCATTGTAACTATTGTAGGCCTAATCCTTGCTAAGGAAGTAAATTCCTTCCTGGTGCAAAAACTTCCTGTTCCTATTCCTGTTGAGCTTCTTGCT ATTATTATCGCTACTTTAGTGTCATGGCAGGTTGATTTAAAGACTGTATATGGTGTACAGACTGTGGGTGAGATCCCATCAGG tttgcAGGCTCCAGTGATGCCTGAATTCTCTATTATGAGATCCATTATTGGAGATGCTTTTGCCATGGCTGTTGTAGGATATGGAATCGACATATCTCTTGGACGAATCTTTGCTCTCAAATATGGCTACAAAGTTGATAGCAACCAG GAACTTGTAGCACTGGGACTGAGCAACATGATTGGTGGGTTTTTCCAGTGCTTTGCCATCAGTTGCTCCATGTCTCGCTCTATGGTGCAAATTAGCACAGGGGGAAAGAGTCAG GTGGCAGGTGCTGTATCAGCAATGGTGATTCTTTTCATCTTGCTAAAGATTGGAGAACTCTTTCAAGATCTGCCAAAG GCGGTGTTGGCTGGTATTATCTATGTGAACCTGCATGGCATGATGAAACAATTTGGAGACATACCAgctctctggaggaagaacaaAGTGGAcatg CTGGTGTGGCTGATGACACTGATTCTCACTATACTGTTGAACCCGGATCTGGGGCTGGCTGCCTCCATCGCCTTCTCCATGTTCACTGTCATATTCAGGACACAGCT gcccAAATATTCTCTACTTGGTCAGGTTCCTGGAACTGATATCTACAGACCAATAGAGGACTACAATCAG gtCATACAGATTCCTGGTGTGCTGATTTTCCGTTCCTCAGCTACTCTGTACTTTGCCAATGCTGAGTTGTACACAGAGCACTTATATGACAAG actggGGTAGATGTGCCTAAACTCCTCTCACACAAGAAGAAACTGGAggcaaagagacagaggaaagatAAGAAGGAGGCACAGAAAGCcaaaaaagaagcaaagaaaagagcaaaaaagatG GGGAAGATGGCAGAATTCTCAGATGTGGAGGAGAAAGATGAGGTCGCAGTGGTGGCAGTCCCAGAACTTGACCCCacccctgaccccaaccctgaccccaaccctgACCCCACACTACCCAAGGTCATCATCCTGGACTTGAGTCCTGTTAACTTCCTGGATACGGTGGGAGTGAAGACACTGCAAAAT ATTCACAGGGATTATGGCGATGCTGGAGTTGATGTACTCTTGTCAGGGTGTCAGA CATGTGTTATTGAAATTTTGGAAAAGGGAGATTTCTTCAGTGACAAACTCACTAAAATgattctcttctcctctgtgcATGATGCTGTTTTACACTGCCAAGCAAAATATTCAAGCAAG TCCACAAACGGAACCCACTTCTAA